The following proteins are encoded in a genomic region of Tenebrio molitor chromosome 7, icTenMoli1.1, whole genome shotgun sequence:
- the pHCl-1 gene encoding glutamate-gated chloride channel isoform X19, translating into MGQPWMLVRAAAILLVTRQTLALSDIFEDGKSDKEILDNLLRATRYDKRLLPPVQETVKVDVSVLLLSLASPDESSLKYEVEFLLQQQWFDPRLKYSNQSRYDFLNAIHHHNDIWLPDTYFIMHGDFKDPLIPMHFSLRIYRNGTVFYSMRRHLILSCQGHLNIFPFDDPECSFSLESISYEMKSIKYVWKNDEDVLKKSASLATLNAYLIKNQTLECNWNNNWRGNYSCLGVKLIFTRDRAFYFTTVFIPGIILVTSSFITFWLEWNAVPARVMIGVTTMLNFFTTSNGFRSTLPVVSNLTAMNVWDGVCMCFIYASLLEFVCVNYVGRKRPLHNVVYRPGENPVIQRLPAVLSRIGIILASPLGDKKRDSTGVANEIVSCTNCGPNPCTHTANNGCAAEVRKKEPPHPIRVAKTIDVIARITFPTAFAVFLIFFFYHYSSYTHSDEHT; encoded by the exons ATGGGTCAGCCTTGGATGCTAGTTCGCGCGGCTGCTATACTACTCGTGACAAGGCAAACACTGGCCCTGTCCGACAT CTTTGAAGACGGAAAATCCGACAAGGAAATCCTGGATAATCTCTTGCGGGCTACCCGGTACGACAAGAGGCTATTGCCTCCTGTGCAAG AGACCGTCAAGGTAGACGTTAGCGTCTTATTGCTTAGTTTAGCCTCTCCGGACGAATCCAGCTTG AAATACGAAGTAGAGTTCCTCCTGCAGCAGCAATGGTTCGATCCTCGGttgaaatattcaaaccagAGTCGATACGATTTCCTCAACGCCATCCACCATCACAATGACATTTGGTTGCCTGACACCTACTTTATAATGCACGGTGACTTCAAAGACCCCCTCATACCCATGCACTTTTCTCTACGAATCTATCGTAACGGAACGGTTTTTTATTCGATGCG gAGACACCTCATCTTGTCCTGTCAGggtcatttaaatattttcccctTCGATGATCCCGAATGTTCGTTTTCCTTGGAAAGTA TTTCTTATGAAATGAAGAGTATTAAGTATGTGTGGAAAAACGACGAGGATGTGTTAAAGAAGTCGGCAAGTCTGGCCACACTCAATGCTTATTTAATTAAGAATCAAACGTTAGAATGTAATTGGAACAATAACTGGAGGG GAAACTACAGTTGCCTGGGGGTTAAACTAATATTTACACGGGATCGAGCGTTCTACTTCACTACAGTATTCATACCCGGAATTATACTAGTAACGTCATCGTTTATCACATTTTGGTTAGAGTGGAATGCAGTGCCCGCCCGTGTAATGATAG GTGTGACAACAATGCTCAACTTTTTCACAACCTCAAACGGATTCCGTTCAACGTTGCCGGTGGTATCGAACCTGACTGCCATGAATGTGTGGGATGGTGTGTGCATGTGTTTCATTTACGCGTCCTTATTAGAATTCGTATGTGTGAATTACGTAGGAAGAAAGCGACCCCTTCATAACGTCGTCTATCGACCCGGGGAAAATCCCGTAATACAG CGACTGCCCGCTGTTCTCAGCAGGATAGGCATTATTCTGGCCAGTCCCTTG GGAGATAAAAAAAGAGATTCGACGGGGGTAGCGAATGAAATCGTTTCCTGCACCAATTGTGGACCAAATCCTTGCACTCACACGGCCAACAACGGCTGTGCAGCAGAG GTGCGAAAAAAGGAACCTCCGCATCCGATACGAGTGGCAAAGACTATAGACGTTATAGCTCGGATTACTTTCCCGACCGCCTTTgcagtttttttaatattcttcTTCTACCACTACAGCAGTTACACCCACTCTGACGAGCACACATGA
- the pHCl-1 gene encoding glutamate-gated chloride channel isoform X2: protein MGQPWMLVRAAAILLVTRQTLALSDIFEDGKSDKEILDNLLRATRYDKRLLPPVQDADFCCGLQSPEDAKLEIHNIPSSSKQRETVKVDVSVLLLSLASPDESSLKYEVEFLLQQQWFDPRLKYSNQSRYDFLNAIHHHNDIWLPDTYFIMHGDFKDPLIPMHFSLRIYRNGTVFYSMRRHLILSCQGHLNIFPFDDPECSFSLESISYEMKSIKYVWKNDEDVLKKSASLATLNAYLIKNQTLECNWNNNWREDGNVTAINDEDRGCDVCQNQFKGNYSCLGVKLIFTRDRAFYFTTVFIPGIILVTSSFITFWLEWNAVPARVMIGVTTMLNFFTTSNGFRSTLPVVSNLTAMNVWDGVCMCFIYASLLEFVCVNYVGRKRPLHNVVYRPGENPVIQRLPAVLSRIGIILASPLETAEQEYYSTFCESPQYRGDKKRDSTGVANEIVSCTNCGPNPCTHTANNGCAAESCLLQVRKKEPPHPIRVAKTIDVIARITFPTAFAVFLIFFFYHYSSYTHSDEHT from the exons ATGGGTCAGCCTTGGATGCTAGTTCGCGCGGCTGCTATACTACTCGTGACAAGGCAAACACTGGCCCTGTCCGACAT CTTTGAAGACGGAAAATCCGACAAGGAAATCCTGGATAATCTCTTGCGGGCTACCCGGTACGACAAGAGGCTATTGCCTCCTGTGCAAG ATGCGGACTTCTGCTGTGGCCTGCAGTCACCCGAGGATGCCAAGCTTGAAATTCACAACATCCCGTCAAGCAGCAAACAGCGTG AGACCGTCAAGGTAGACGTTAGCGTCTTATTGCTTAGTTTAGCCTCTCCGGACGAATCCAGCTTG AAATACGAAGTAGAGTTCCTCCTGCAGCAGCAATGGTTCGATCCTCGGttgaaatattcaaaccagAGTCGATACGATTTCCTCAACGCCATCCACCATCACAATGACATTTGGTTGCCTGACACCTACTTTATAATGCACGGTGACTTCAAAGACCCCCTCATACCCATGCACTTTTCTCTACGAATCTATCGTAACGGAACGGTTTTTTATTCGATGCG gAGACACCTCATCTTGTCCTGTCAGggtcatttaaatattttcccctTCGATGATCCCGAATGTTCGTTTTCCTTGGAAAGTA TTTCTTATGAAATGAAGAGTATTAAGTATGTGTGGAAAAACGACGAGGATGTGTTAAAGAAGTCGGCAAGTCTGGCCACACTCAATGCTTATTTAATTAAGAATCAAACGTTAGAATGTAATTGGAACAATAACTGGAGGG AAGATGGCAACGTAACGGCAATCAATGATGAGGACCGTGGTTGTGACGTCTGTCAAAATCAATTCAAAG GAAACTACAGTTGCCTGGGGGTTAAACTAATATTTACACGGGATCGAGCGTTCTACTTCACTACAGTATTCATACCCGGAATTATACTAGTAACGTCATCGTTTATCACATTTTGGTTAGAGTGGAATGCAGTGCCCGCCCGTGTAATGATAG GTGTGACAACAATGCTCAACTTTTTCACAACCTCAAACGGATTCCGTTCAACGTTGCCGGTGGTATCGAACCTGACTGCCATGAATGTGTGGGATGGTGTGTGCATGTGTTTCATTTACGCGTCCTTATTAGAATTCGTATGTGTGAATTACGTAGGAAGAAAGCGACCCCTTCATAACGTCGTCTATCGACCCGGGGAAAATCCCGTAATACAG CGACTGCCCGCTGTTCTCAGCAGGATAGGCATTATTCTGGCCAGTCCCTTG gAAACAGCCGAACAAGAATATTATTCCACATTCTGTGAAAGTCCTCAATATAga GGAGATAAAAAAAGAGATTCGACGGGGGTAGCGAATGAAATCGTTTCCTGCACCAATTGTGGACCAAATCCTTGCACTCACACGGCCAACAACGGCTGTGCAGCAGAG TCTTGTTTATTGCAGGTGCGAAAAAAGGAACCTCCGCATCCGATACGAGTGGCAAAGACTATAGACGTTATAGCTCGGATTACTTTCCCGACCGCCTTTgcagtttttttaatattcttcTTCTACCACTACAGCAGTTACACCCACTCTGACGAGCACACATGA
- the pHCl-1 gene encoding glutamate-gated chloride channel isoform X6: MGQPWMLVRAAAILLVTRQTLALSDIFEDGKSDKEILDNLLRATRYDKRLLPPVQDADFCCGLQSPEDAKLEIHNIPSSSKQRETVKVDVSVLLLSLASPDESSLKYEVEFLLQQQWFDPRLKYSNQSRYDFLNAIHHHNDIWLPDTYFIMHGDFKDPLIPMHFSLRIYRNGTVFYSMRRHLILSCQGHLNIFPFDDPECSFSLESISYEMKSIKYVWKNDEDVLKKSASLATLNAYLIKNQTLECNWNNNWRGNYSCLGVKLIFTRDRAFYFTTVFIPGIILVTSSFITFWLEWNAVPARVMIGVTTMLNFFTTSNGFRSTLPVVSNLTAMNVWDGVCMCFIYASLLEFVCVNYVGRKRPLHNVVYRPGENPVIQRLPAVLSRIGIILASPLETAEQEYYSTFCESPQYRGDKKRDSTGVANEIVSCTNCGPNPCTHTANNGCAAESCLLQVRKKEPPHPIRVAKTIDVIARITFPTAFAVFLIFFFYHYSSYTHSDEHT; this comes from the exons ATGGGTCAGCCTTGGATGCTAGTTCGCGCGGCTGCTATACTACTCGTGACAAGGCAAACACTGGCCCTGTCCGACAT CTTTGAAGACGGAAAATCCGACAAGGAAATCCTGGATAATCTCTTGCGGGCTACCCGGTACGACAAGAGGCTATTGCCTCCTGTGCAAG ATGCGGACTTCTGCTGTGGCCTGCAGTCACCCGAGGATGCCAAGCTTGAAATTCACAACATCCCGTCAAGCAGCAAACAGCGTG AGACCGTCAAGGTAGACGTTAGCGTCTTATTGCTTAGTTTAGCCTCTCCGGACGAATCCAGCTTG AAATACGAAGTAGAGTTCCTCCTGCAGCAGCAATGGTTCGATCCTCGGttgaaatattcaaaccagAGTCGATACGATTTCCTCAACGCCATCCACCATCACAATGACATTTGGTTGCCTGACACCTACTTTATAATGCACGGTGACTTCAAAGACCCCCTCATACCCATGCACTTTTCTCTACGAATCTATCGTAACGGAACGGTTTTTTATTCGATGCG gAGACACCTCATCTTGTCCTGTCAGggtcatttaaatattttcccctTCGATGATCCCGAATGTTCGTTTTCCTTGGAAAGTA TTTCTTATGAAATGAAGAGTATTAAGTATGTGTGGAAAAACGACGAGGATGTGTTAAAGAAGTCGGCAAGTCTGGCCACACTCAATGCTTATTTAATTAAGAATCAAACGTTAGAATGTAATTGGAACAATAACTGGAGGG GAAACTACAGTTGCCTGGGGGTTAAACTAATATTTACACGGGATCGAGCGTTCTACTTCACTACAGTATTCATACCCGGAATTATACTAGTAACGTCATCGTTTATCACATTTTGGTTAGAGTGGAATGCAGTGCCCGCCCGTGTAATGATAG GTGTGACAACAATGCTCAACTTTTTCACAACCTCAAACGGATTCCGTTCAACGTTGCCGGTGGTATCGAACCTGACTGCCATGAATGTGTGGGATGGTGTGTGCATGTGTTTCATTTACGCGTCCTTATTAGAATTCGTATGTGTGAATTACGTAGGAAGAAAGCGACCCCTTCATAACGTCGTCTATCGACCCGGGGAAAATCCCGTAATACAG CGACTGCCCGCTGTTCTCAGCAGGATAGGCATTATTCTGGCCAGTCCCTTG gAAACAGCCGAACAAGAATATTATTCCACATTCTGTGAAAGTCCTCAATATAga GGAGATAAAAAAAGAGATTCGACGGGGGTAGCGAATGAAATCGTTTCCTGCACCAATTGTGGACCAAATCCTTGCACTCACACGGCCAACAACGGCTGTGCAGCAGAG TCTTGTTTATTGCAGGTGCGAAAAAAGGAACCTCCGCATCCGATACGAGTGGCAAAGACTATAGACGTTATAGCTCGGATTACTTTCCCGACCGCCTTTgcagtttttttaatattcttcTTCTACCACTACAGCAGTTACACCCACTCTGACGAGCACACATGA
- the pHCl-1 gene encoding glutamate-gated chloride channel isoform X1 produces the protein MGQPWMLVRAAAILLVTRQTLALSDIFEDGKSDKEILDNLLRATRYDKRLLPPVQDADFCCGLQSPEDAKLEIHNIPSSSKQRETVKVDVSVLLLSLASPDESSLKYEVEFLLQQQWFDPRLKYSNQSRYDFLNAIHHHNDIWLPDTYFIMHGDFKDPLIPMHFSLRIYRNGTVFYSMRRHLILSCQGHLNIFPFDDPECSFSLESISYEMKSIKYVWKNDEDVLKKSASLATLNAYLIKNQTLECNWNNNWRAEDGNVTAINDEDRGCDVCQNQFKGNYSCLGVKLIFTRDRAFYFTTVFIPGIILVTSSFITFWLEWNAVPARVMIGVTTMLNFFTTSNGFRSTLPVVSNLTAMNVWDGVCMCFIYASLLEFVCVNYVGRKRPLHNVVYRPGENPVIQRLPAVLSRIGIILASPLETAEQEYYSTFCESPQYRGDKKRDSTGVANEIVSCTNCGPNPCTHTANNGCAAESCLLQVRKKEPPHPIRVAKTIDVIARITFPTAFAVFLIFFFYHYSSYTHSDEHT, from the exons ATGGGTCAGCCTTGGATGCTAGTTCGCGCGGCTGCTATACTACTCGTGACAAGGCAAACACTGGCCCTGTCCGACAT CTTTGAAGACGGAAAATCCGACAAGGAAATCCTGGATAATCTCTTGCGGGCTACCCGGTACGACAAGAGGCTATTGCCTCCTGTGCAAG ATGCGGACTTCTGCTGTGGCCTGCAGTCACCCGAGGATGCCAAGCTTGAAATTCACAACATCCCGTCAAGCAGCAAACAGCGTG AGACCGTCAAGGTAGACGTTAGCGTCTTATTGCTTAGTTTAGCCTCTCCGGACGAATCCAGCTTG AAATACGAAGTAGAGTTCCTCCTGCAGCAGCAATGGTTCGATCCTCGGttgaaatattcaaaccagAGTCGATACGATTTCCTCAACGCCATCCACCATCACAATGACATTTGGTTGCCTGACACCTACTTTATAATGCACGGTGACTTCAAAGACCCCCTCATACCCATGCACTTTTCTCTACGAATCTATCGTAACGGAACGGTTTTTTATTCGATGCG gAGACACCTCATCTTGTCCTGTCAGggtcatttaaatattttcccctTCGATGATCCCGAATGTTCGTTTTCCTTGGAAAGTA TTTCTTATGAAATGAAGAGTATTAAGTATGTGTGGAAAAACGACGAGGATGTGTTAAAGAAGTCGGCAAGTCTGGCCACACTCAATGCTTATTTAATTAAGAATCAAACGTTAGAATGTAATTGGAACAATAACTGGAGGG CAGAAGATGGCAACGTAACGGCAATCAATGATGAGGACCGTGGTTGTGACGTCTGTCAAAATCAATTCAAAG GAAACTACAGTTGCCTGGGGGTTAAACTAATATTTACACGGGATCGAGCGTTCTACTTCACTACAGTATTCATACCCGGAATTATACTAGTAACGTCATCGTTTATCACATTTTGGTTAGAGTGGAATGCAGTGCCCGCCCGTGTAATGATAG GTGTGACAACAATGCTCAACTTTTTCACAACCTCAAACGGATTCCGTTCAACGTTGCCGGTGGTATCGAACCTGACTGCCATGAATGTGTGGGATGGTGTGTGCATGTGTTTCATTTACGCGTCCTTATTAGAATTCGTATGTGTGAATTACGTAGGAAGAAAGCGACCCCTTCATAACGTCGTCTATCGACCCGGGGAAAATCCCGTAATACAG CGACTGCCCGCTGTTCTCAGCAGGATAGGCATTATTCTGGCCAGTCCCTTG gAAACAGCCGAACAAGAATATTATTCCACATTCTGTGAAAGTCCTCAATATAga GGAGATAAAAAAAGAGATTCGACGGGGGTAGCGAATGAAATCGTTTCCTGCACCAATTGTGGACCAAATCCTTGCACTCACACGGCCAACAACGGCTGTGCAGCAGAG TCTTGTTTATTGCAGGTGCGAAAAAAGGAACCTCCGCATCCGATACGAGTGGCAAAGACTATAGACGTTATAGCTCGGATTACTTTCCCGACCGCCTTTgcagtttttttaatattcttcTTCTACCACTACAGCAGTTACACCCACTCTGACGAGCACACATGA
- the pHCl-1 gene encoding glutamate-gated chloride channel isoform X13 — MGQPWMLVRAAAILLVTRQTLALSDIFEDGKSDKEILDNLLRATRYDKRLLPPVQETVKVDVSVLLLSLASPDESSLKYEVEFLLQQQWFDPRLKYSNQSRYDFLNAIHHHNDIWLPDTYFIMHGDFKDPLIPMHFSLRIYRNGTVFYSMRRHLILSCQGHLNIFPFDDPECSFSLESISYEMKSIKYVWKNDEDVLKKSASLATLNAYLIKNQTLECNWNNNWRGNYSCLGVKLIFTRDRAFYFTTVFIPGIILVTSSFITFWLEWNAVPARVMIGVTTMLNFFTTSNGFRSTLPVVSNLTAMNVWDGVCMCFIYASLLEFVCVNYVGRKRPLHNVVYRPGENPVIQRLPAVLSRIGIILASPLETAEQEYYSTFCESPQYRGDKKRDSTGVANEIVSCTNCGPNPCTHTANNGCAAESCLLQVRKKEPPHPIRVAKTIDVIARITFPTAFAVFLIFFFYHYSSYTHSDEHT; from the exons ATGGGTCAGCCTTGGATGCTAGTTCGCGCGGCTGCTATACTACTCGTGACAAGGCAAACACTGGCCCTGTCCGACAT CTTTGAAGACGGAAAATCCGACAAGGAAATCCTGGATAATCTCTTGCGGGCTACCCGGTACGACAAGAGGCTATTGCCTCCTGTGCAAG AGACCGTCAAGGTAGACGTTAGCGTCTTATTGCTTAGTTTAGCCTCTCCGGACGAATCCAGCTTG AAATACGAAGTAGAGTTCCTCCTGCAGCAGCAATGGTTCGATCCTCGGttgaaatattcaaaccagAGTCGATACGATTTCCTCAACGCCATCCACCATCACAATGACATTTGGTTGCCTGACACCTACTTTATAATGCACGGTGACTTCAAAGACCCCCTCATACCCATGCACTTTTCTCTACGAATCTATCGTAACGGAACGGTTTTTTATTCGATGCG gAGACACCTCATCTTGTCCTGTCAGggtcatttaaatattttcccctTCGATGATCCCGAATGTTCGTTTTCCTTGGAAAGTA TTTCTTATGAAATGAAGAGTATTAAGTATGTGTGGAAAAACGACGAGGATGTGTTAAAGAAGTCGGCAAGTCTGGCCACACTCAATGCTTATTTAATTAAGAATCAAACGTTAGAATGTAATTGGAACAATAACTGGAGGG GAAACTACAGTTGCCTGGGGGTTAAACTAATATTTACACGGGATCGAGCGTTCTACTTCACTACAGTATTCATACCCGGAATTATACTAGTAACGTCATCGTTTATCACATTTTGGTTAGAGTGGAATGCAGTGCCCGCCCGTGTAATGATAG GTGTGACAACAATGCTCAACTTTTTCACAACCTCAAACGGATTCCGTTCAACGTTGCCGGTGGTATCGAACCTGACTGCCATGAATGTGTGGGATGGTGTGTGCATGTGTTTCATTTACGCGTCCTTATTAGAATTCGTATGTGTGAATTACGTAGGAAGAAAGCGACCCCTTCATAACGTCGTCTATCGACCCGGGGAAAATCCCGTAATACAG CGACTGCCCGCTGTTCTCAGCAGGATAGGCATTATTCTGGCCAGTCCCTTG gAAACAGCCGAACAAGAATATTATTCCACATTCTGTGAAAGTCCTCAATATAga GGAGATAAAAAAAGAGATTCGACGGGGGTAGCGAATGAAATCGTTTCCTGCACCAATTGTGGACCAAATCCTTGCACTCACACGGCCAACAACGGCTGTGCAGCAGAG TCTTGTTTATTGCAGGTGCGAAAAAAGGAACCTCCGCATCCGATACGAGTGGCAAAGACTATAGACGTTATAGCTCGGATTACTTTCCCGACCGCCTTTgcagtttttttaatattcttcTTCTACCACTACAGCAGTTACACCCACTCTGACGAGCACACATGA
- the pHCl-1 gene encoding glutamate-gated chloride channel isoform X3 → MGQPWMLVRAAAILLVTRQTLALSDIFEDGKSDKEILDNLLRATRYDKRLLPPVQDADFCCGLQSPEDAKLEIHNIPSSSKQRETVKVDVSVLLLSLASPDESSLKYEVEFLLQQQWFDPRLKYSNQSRYDFLNAIHHHNDIWLPDTYFIMHGDFKDPLIPMHFSLRIYRNGTVFYSMRRHLILSCQGHLNIFPFDDPECSFSLESISYEMKSIKYVWKNDEDVLKKSASLATLNAYLIKNQTLECNWNNNWRAEDGNVTAINDEDRGCDVCQNQFKGNYSCLGVKLIFTRDRAFYFTTVFIPGIILVTSSFITFWLEWNAVPARVMIGVTTMLNFFTTSNGFRSTLPVVSNLTAMNVWDGVCMCFIYASLLEFVCVNYVGRKRPLHNVVYRPGENPVIQRLPAVLSRIGIILASPLETAEQEYYSTFCESPQYRGDKKRDSTGVANEIVSCTNCGPNPCTHTANNGCAAEVRKKEPPHPIRVAKTIDVIARITFPTAFAVFLIFFFYHYSSYTHSDEHT, encoded by the exons ATGGGTCAGCCTTGGATGCTAGTTCGCGCGGCTGCTATACTACTCGTGACAAGGCAAACACTGGCCCTGTCCGACAT CTTTGAAGACGGAAAATCCGACAAGGAAATCCTGGATAATCTCTTGCGGGCTACCCGGTACGACAAGAGGCTATTGCCTCCTGTGCAAG ATGCGGACTTCTGCTGTGGCCTGCAGTCACCCGAGGATGCCAAGCTTGAAATTCACAACATCCCGTCAAGCAGCAAACAGCGTG AGACCGTCAAGGTAGACGTTAGCGTCTTATTGCTTAGTTTAGCCTCTCCGGACGAATCCAGCTTG AAATACGAAGTAGAGTTCCTCCTGCAGCAGCAATGGTTCGATCCTCGGttgaaatattcaaaccagAGTCGATACGATTTCCTCAACGCCATCCACCATCACAATGACATTTGGTTGCCTGACACCTACTTTATAATGCACGGTGACTTCAAAGACCCCCTCATACCCATGCACTTTTCTCTACGAATCTATCGTAACGGAACGGTTTTTTATTCGATGCG gAGACACCTCATCTTGTCCTGTCAGggtcatttaaatattttcccctTCGATGATCCCGAATGTTCGTTTTCCTTGGAAAGTA TTTCTTATGAAATGAAGAGTATTAAGTATGTGTGGAAAAACGACGAGGATGTGTTAAAGAAGTCGGCAAGTCTGGCCACACTCAATGCTTATTTAATTAAGAATCAAACGTTAGAATGTAATTGGAACAATAACTGGAGGG CAGAAGATGGCAACGTAACGGCAATCAATGATGAGGACCGTGGTTGTGACGTCTGTCAAAATCAATTCAAAG GAAACTACAGTTGCCTGGGGGTTAAACTAATATTTACACGGGATCGAGCGTTCTACTTCACTACAGTATTCATACCCGGAATTATACTAGTAACGTCATCGTTTATCACATTTTGGTTAGAGTGGAATGCAGTGCCCGCCCGTGTAATGATAG GTGTGACAACAATGCTCAACTTTTTCACAACCTCAAACGGATTCCGTTCAACGTTGCCGGTGGTATCGAACCTGACTGCCATGAATGTGTGGGATGGTGTGTGCATGTGTTTCATTTACGCGTCCTTATTAGAATTCGTATGTGTGAATTACGTAGGAAGAAAGCGACCCCTTCATAACGTCGTCTATCGACCCGGGGAAAATCCCGTAATACAG CGACTGCCCGCTGTTCTCAGCAGGATAGGCATTATTCTGGCCAGTCCCTTG gAAACAGCCGAACAAGAATATTATTCCACATTCTGTGAAAGTCCTCAATATAga GGAGATAAAAAAAGAGATTCGACGGGGGTAGCGAATGAAATCGTTTCCTGCACCAATTGTGGACCAAATCCTTGCACTCACACGGCCAACAACGGCTGTGCAGCAGAG GTGCGAAAAAAGGAACCTCCGCATCCGATACGAGTGGCAAAGACTATAGACGTTATAGCTCGGATTACTTTCCCGACCGCCTTTgcagtttttttaatattcttcTTCTACCACTACAGCAGTTACACCCACTCTGACGAGCACACATGA
- the pHCl-1 gene encoding glutamate-gated chloride channel isoform X18, with protein sequence MGQPWMLVRAAAILLVTRQTLALSDIFEDGKSDKEILDNLLRATRYDKRLLPPVQETVKVDVSVLLLSLASPDESSLKYEVEFLLQQQWFDPRLKYSNQSRYDFLNAIHHHNDIWLPDTYFIMHGDFKDPLIPMHFSLRIYRNGTVFYSMRRHLILSCQGHLNIFPFDDPECSFSLESISYEMKSIKYVWKNDEDVLKKSASLATLNAYLIKNQTLECNWNNNWRGNYSCLGVKLIFTRDRAFYFTTVFIPGIILVTSSFITFWLEWNAVPARVMIGVTTMLNFFTTSNGFRSTLPVVSNLTAMNVWDGVCMCFIYASLLEFVCVNYVGRKRPLHNVVYRPGENPVIQRLPAVLSRIGIILASPLGDKKRDSTGVANEIVSCTNCGPNPCTHTANNGCAAESCLLQVRKKEPPHPIRVAKTIDVIARITFPTAFAVFLIFFFYHYSSYTHSDEHT encoded by the exons ATGGGTCAGCCTTGGATGCTAGTTCGCGCGGCTGCTATACTACTCGTGACAAGGCAAACACTGGCCCTGTCCGACAT CTTTGAAGACGGAAAATCCGACAAGGAAATCCTGGATAATCTCTTGCGGGCTACCCGGTACGACAAGAGGCTATTGCCTCCTGTGCAAG AGACCGTCAAGGTAGACGTTAGCGTCTTATTGCTTAGTTTAGCCTCTCCGGACGAATCCAGCTTG AAATACGAAGTAGAGTTCCTCCTGCAGCAGCAATGGTTCGATCCTCGGttgaaatattcaaaccagAGTCGATACGATTTCCTCAACGCCATCCACCATCACAATGACATTTGGTTGCCTGACACCTACTTTATAATGCACGGTGACTTCAAAGACCCCCTCATACCCATGCACTTTTCTCTACGAATCTATCGTAACGGAACGGTTTTTTATTCGATGCG gAGACACCTCATCTTGTCCTGTCAGggtcatttaaatattttcccctTCGATGATCCCGAATGTTCGTTTTCCTTGGAAAGTA TTTCTTATGAAATGAAGAGTATTAAGTATGTGTGGAAAAACGACGAGGATGTGTTAAAGAAGTCGGCAAGTCTGGCCACACTCAATGCTTATTTAATTAAGAATCAAACGTTAGAATGTAATTGGAACAATAACTGGAGGG GAAACTACAGTTGCCTGGGGGTTAAACTAATATTTACACGGGATCGAGCGTTCTACTTCACTACAGTATTCATACCCGGAATTATACTAGTAACGTCATCGTTTATCACATTTTGGTTAGAGTGGAATGCAGTGCCCGCCCGTGTAATGATAG GTGTGACAACAATGCTCAACTTTTTCACAACCTCAAACGGATTCCGTTCAACGTTGCCGGTGGTATCGAACCTGACTGCCATGAATGTGTGGGATGGTGTGTGCATGTGTTTCATTTACGCGTCCTTATTAGAATTCGTATGTGTGAATTACGTAGGAAGAAAGCGACCCCTTCATAACGTCGTCTATCGACCCGGGGAAAATCCCGTAATACAG CGACTGCCCGCTGTTCTCAGCAGGATAGGCATTATTCTGGCCAGTCCCTTG GGAGATAAAAAAAGAGATTCGACGGGGGTAGCGAATGAAATCGTTTCCTGCACCAATTGTGGACCAAATCCTTGCACTCACACGGCCAACAACGGCTGTGCAGCAGAG TCTTGTTTATTGCAGGTGCGAAAAAAGGAACCTCCGCATCCGATACGAGTGGCAAAGACTATAGACGTTATAGCTCGGATTACTTTCCCGACCGCCTTTgcagtttttttaatattcttcTTCTACCACTACAGCAGTTACACCCACTCTGACGAGCACACATGA